The Chelatococcus sp. HY11 nucleotide sequence CCAACAGATGATCCCGCTGGATATAACGTCATGTGATCAGACATGGCCGGGGAAGGCCAGCGCATCTTCCGCGCGCCACGCCACCGAGACCCGATCACCGGGCGCGGGGATGCCGCCTGCAGCGGTGTTGTTCAGCACCGTCGCGCGCAGGGTGAGCCCGAGGGCGGACAGGGTGATCTGAAACCGATCGCCGATGAGCGCGGTATGTTCCACGGTGCCCGGCAGCCCTGCCGCGTCGCGCCCGAGGCGGATGTTCTCCGGTCGTACCATGAGCGTGGCGGGGCCAGGGGACAGATGCGACTGGGACAGAGGAAAATCACGTGTTGCCTCGACGAGATGAAACATCGATCCGGCGGAGGTCGGCCTGGTCTCACCATGGAGCCTGTTGGTCTCGCCAACGAAATCGGCCACGAATGGTGTCGCCGGCTGGTTGTAGAGGTCGAGCGGCCTGCCGATCTGTTCGATCCGCCCGGCATTCATCACGGCAATGCGATCCGACATCGTCATCGCCTCCGCCTGATCATGCGTGACGAGAATCGTCGTGACGCCAAGTCTTTTCTGTAGACTGCGTATCTCGATCTGGACGGACGCCCTGAGCTTGGCGTCCAGCGCCGCGAGAGGTTCATCGAGCAGCAGG carries:
- a CDS encoding ABC transporter ATP-binding protein; this translates as MAEPAPRPTRGRIAIRDVAKSYDGAPALRDINLDAAPGEFIALLGPSGCGKTTLLRCIAGLINADRGDIRVDDRSLVETAPWKRDISVVFQSYALFPHMSVAQNVAFGLKMRRLDKAVVARRVAHALDLVQMTTFAERRPAQLSGGQQQRVALARAIVVEPTILLLDEPLAALDAKLRASVQIEIRSLQKRLGVTTILVTHDQAEAMTMSDRIAVMNAGRIEQIGRPLDLYNQPATPFVADFVGETNRLHGETRPTSAGSMFHLVEATRDFPLSQSHLSPGPATLMVRPENIRLGRDAAGLPGTVEHTALIGDRFQITLSALGLTLRATVLNNTAAGGIPAPGDRVSVAWRAEDALAFPGHV